A section of the Carya illinoinensis cultivar Pawnee chromosome 12, C.illinoinensisPawnee_v1, whole genome shotgun sequence genome encodes:
- the LOC122290383 gene encoding U-box domain-containing protein 38-like: protein MGGNGKHKWKISFHRPSSNSNMDPKQPSKDFICPVSGSLMFDPVVVSSGQTFERVSVQVCREIGYSPMLEDGSRPDFTTVIQNLAIRSTILNWCKSSGTELPRPPDYRSVERIVRTAMAEDGHSGSEFGVSERELLKGVADKPPVIFSHAATELGHRVNHFYSASSEESVTMTASLATPLHLTTRPACFSSPCSSSEIVENESQTLNPDSSTPEEEQYLAKLKSPEVFEQEEAVVSLRKLTRIREDLRVSLCNTRILSAIQPLISSKYATVQTNAIALLVNLSLEKRNKVQIVRSGFVPHLIDVLRGGVSESQEHAAGALFSLALEEENQMAIGVMGALEPLMYALRSENERTRQDSALALYHTTLIQSNRVKLVKLGAVPTLLAMTRAGNSASRLLLILCNLALCTEGKSAMLDGNAVECLVGLLRKGEVESEATRENCVAALWALSQGSMRFKGLAKEAGAGEALREIVESGSERAREKAKRILQMLRGREDAAAAEDFDRIGDSGVGVSRSRHRVAGDRNLYGPKFPNSTTF, encoded by the coding sequence ATGGGTGGCAATGGTAAACACAAGTGGAAGATCTCGTTTCACCGCCCAAGCTCCAACTCCAACATGGATCCCAAACAGCCCAGCAAGGATTTCATCTGCCCCGTTTCCGGGTCCCTCATGTTCGACCCCGTCGTCGTCTCTTCCGGTCAAACCTTCGAGCGCGTTTCCGTACAAGTCTGCCGGGAAATTGGGTACTCACCGATGCTCGAAGACGGGTCTCGACCTGATTTCACTACAGTGATCCAGAATTTGGCCATCAGATCCACCATCCTCAACTGGTGCAAGAGTTCCGGTACGGAGCTTCCTCGCCCGCCGGATTATCGCTCCGTGGAGCGGATTGTACGCACTGCAATGGCTGAGGATGGGCATTCGGGTTCCGAGTTTGGGGTTTCGGAGAGGGAGTTGCTCAAGGGCGTGGCGGATAAACCACCGGTTATTTTCTCTCACGCGGCGACCGAGTTGGGTCACCGAGTCAACCACTTCTACTCGGCATCGTCGGAAGAGTCGGTCACCATGACGGCAAGTCTAGCCACTCCTTTGCATCTCACAACTCGGCCTGCCTGCTTCTCGTCCCCTTGTTCTTCCTCCGAAATCGTGGAAAACGAAAGCCAAACTCTAAACCCTGATTCTTCGACACCCGAAGAGGAACAATACCTCGCGAAGCTGAAGAGTCCCGAGGTGTTCGAGCAAGAAGAAGCTGTGGTTTCACTAAGAAAGCTCACAAGGATCAGAGAGGATCTCAGGGTTTCTCTCTGTAATACTCGGATTCTCTCCGCCATCCAACCGTTGATCTCATCCAAATACGCCACCGTACAGACCAACGCCATCGCTTTGTTGGTGAATCTATCTCTCGAGAAGCGAAACAAGGTCCAGATCGTGAGGTCAGGATTCGTCCCACACCTAATCGATGTATTGAGAGGCGGAGTCAGTGAATCCCAGGAGCACGCGGCCGGTGCACTCTTCAGCTTAGCGTTGGAGGAAGAGAACCAGATGGCAATCGGAGTGATGGGAGCTCTGGAGCCGTTAATGTACGCGCTGAGGTCCGAGAATGAGCGGACTCGGCAAGACTCGGCGCTGGCACTGTACCATACGACCCTGATACAGAGCAACCGGGTGAAGCTGGTGAAGCTCGGAGCCGTGCCGACGCTGCTGGCAATGACAAGGGCGGGGAACTCAGCAAGCAGGTTGCTGTTGATCTTATGCAATCTGGCGTTATGCACGGAGGGGAAGTCAGCGATGCTGGATGGGAACGCGGTGGAATGCTTGGTGGGGCTGTTGAGAAAGGGAGAAGTGGAGTCGGAGGCGACTCGGGAGAACTGCGTGGCGGCATTGTGGGCGCTGAGTCAAGGGAGCATGAGGTTCAAAGGGCTGGCGAAGGAGGCGGGAGCAGGGGAAGCGTTGAGGGAGATAGTGGAGAGCGGGAGCGAGAGGGCGAGAGAGAAAGCCAAGAGGATATTGCAGAtgttgagagggagagaggatgCGGCGGCGGCGGAAGACTTCGACCGAATCGGGGACTCCGGAGTCGGAGTTAGTCGGAGCCGCCACCGAGTAGCCGGTGACAGGAACTTGTACGGTCCTAAGTTTCCTAACTCCACAACCTTTTGA